CCTACTTTATGGGAGGATGTCTTTCTCTACCGCAGGACGTTGACTCGGCCAACCGGAAGCGATGGTCTGCGGACCTTTCTGATGTTTGAAGGAGCTATGGTAACAGCCGACGTCAGCGTAAACGGCACTGCCTTGGCTCAACACAAAGGCGGCTATCTTCCATTCAAATACGAGATCACCTCTCTGCTTCAACAACAGAACAGTATTGAGGTGAAGCTTGACGCACGATTCCAAGACGTACCACCGGAGGGATCGCCTCGCGGACGCAGCGCCGTGGATTATTACGTCCCCGGCGGCATGATCCGCGGGGCAAAGCTTTACACAGTTCCTGCGGTGTACCTGAGTGACGTTTTCGCAAAGCCATTGAACGTCCTCTCAAATTCTCGGAGCGTGGAGCTCAGCTGCACCGTTGACGCACTTACCCGCAGTGCCGGAGCTGCGGTTCTGGATGCGGTATTACTCGACGGCCACAGAGTGATAGCTCGCGCTCGGAAGAACGCAGGAGAGCTCGCGGCAGGATCCACGACAATCAATTTCTCTCTTTCTGAGCTTAGCGACGTGAAGCTCTGGGACAATGACAATCCGAATCTGTATACCGTCGTTGTCACAATGCACATTGGGACCAAGCCCGTGCATGAATACCGCAGGCGTATCGGATTCCGCGAAGCGAAGTTTACGGTGGACGGCTTCTATCTCAATGGCAAAAAGATGCAGTTCTTTGGTCTCGATCGCCACGAGCTCTATCCCTACACTGGCTATGCCATGCCTGCGCGTGTCATGCGGAAGGACGCTGAGATCATTCGCCGAGACTTCAACTGCAACATGGTGCGCTGCTCACATTACCCGCAGCATGAGGCATTTCTCGACGCCTGCGATGAGCTGGGTCTGATGGTGTGGGAGGAAACACCCGGGTGGCAGTACATCGGCGATCAGACGTTTCAAGACCAGGTGGTCGAAAACGTTCGCGACATGATCCGGCGCGATCGCAACCGACCTTCGATCATCGTCTGGGGCGTCCGCGTGAATGAGTCTCACAATGATCCGCCTCTCTATAACCGGACGTATGCAGCGGCTAAGGAGCTCGATGACTCGCGGCCGACTTCAGGATCGATGACAGGATTTGGCAATTGGAAGACGGATTGGCACGAGGACGTCTTCGCCTTTGACGACTACCATCAATCTCCTGATGGTTCCGTGCAGATTCACCCTCCTCTGCCGGGAATTCCCTACATGCTCGCCGAGACCGTAGGTCAGTACACCTACACTGCGCCAGGATTCAACAACAAGTACAGGCGCGCGGCTGATGTGACGATGCAGTACCACCAGGCGATCTACCATGCACAGGCACACGATCGCGCACGTGCCTACGACCGCATGTGCGGTGTAGTTGCATGGTGCGCGTTCGAGTATGGCAGCCCAAATAATGGATACAAGGGGGTTAAAAATCCTGGAATCGCTGATGTTTTCCGGATCCCAAAGCTGGGCGCCAGCTTCTATCAGGCTCAGGTAAGTCCCACCGTACGACCGGTCATCGCGCCGAACTTCTATTGGGACTTTGGCACGATGACACCCCATGGGCCAGGCAAGAATCTGGCAATCTTTCATAACTGCGACTATCTCGAGCTCTTCGTCGACGGAAAACATCATGCGACTGTCAGGCCAGATAGCGAGGGCTATCCGCACCTGCTTCATCCGCCCTCATGGGTAGATCTCGAACTCGACGGTACGAATCACCCGGAATTGCGCATCGATGGTTTCGTCAACGGACGAAAGATTGTGACGCGCTCTTTTTCGTCCGATACCTCACAGGACCAGCTCATTGTAAAAGCGGACGATGCCTCAATTCGCGGAGACAGTATCGACGCGACACGAGTGGTCTTTTATCTCGCCGACAAATACGGCGCGCTCCGCCTTCTCAGCGCGGGGGATGTGAGCATCGATATCGCAGGACCATGCGTGCTGATTGGGGATCGAACTTTCTCACTAACAGAGAGTGGAGGTGCAGGCGCGGTCTGGGTAAAATCCGAACCGAATGCCAGCGGCGAAATCACGGTCAAAGTCGCCCATCCTAATGTTGGAACTCACGTTGTAAGCGTACGGATTGAAAGGGTCTAAGAGCTCACCAAGACGCTTCAAGAGCGGTCCGCGCAAAGAATTTGCGCAACCAATACGTTCGCGCAAGAACTGCTTCGTTGGACAGCCTCGTCTATGCTGAGCAGTGCAACCGAGGTCCCTCTACGGAGTTGCTGTGAGCCGGCTGTCCTTCCGACGCGATTGGAATTTCTGAGGACAACAGCAGGCTTTTTTTCTTTTGCCAAACAGCCCTCGTTTCGCAGACGGTCATTGCAAGAGCCAAGAACTGATCCTCTTCGACGCAGGATTGAAGACAGAGCAATTTCTTGCGGAGATATTCGTAAAAACCGGCCAGGCTCACTTCCAAAGTCTCGTTCTCCAAAAGAGGAGCCCAGCTCTGCAAATGACCAAGCACAACAAGCGCATGCTGCGAATACCGGCAGCGTGCTGTGAAATCGCCGGCCCCTGCTGCTCCTCCGGCCAACCGGAGGTCCTCTGCTAAGGCGTCATAGCATGCCAGAAGAACATCAATGTGAGTGGCGCCTTCGACCGCGGACATGCGGTAGGCACGGAGACTGCTTTTCATCCCGTCATCCTTCCTAAGACAGGCGCGAACCGCCTAATTCTTGGAGCTGTTGTTCCCTAACTGTGACTGGATCTGTTGCATTTCAGCAGGGAGTTGCTGCAATGCTATCTCAGCCTTGCTGTACATCGCGGTTAGCACAGTCTGCTGCGATGCGATGTATCCGGACTCATAATCACTAATTTGCGACTGCAAGCCGGAGTACTGTTGATTGAGATTACCGATCTCTTGTGCAATTGCTCCGGTCGCTGGATCAGCGAATTCACTGAGCTCCGTACTGAACTGTTGTGCGAACCCGTTCAGCGCAGTTCCCTGGAAAAGGCTCTGAACTGCACCGGGGTTCGCAACCGCCGAATCGAGAGTCGCCGTATTCAAGGCCAGCGAGCCATCGTCGTTTACCGTGATCCCCAGGTCGCTAAGCGACTGGATCGTCGTAGACCCGCTCGCCGCGCCGGCTGGCGCGGTATAAGACACAATCCCCTCAAGCATGCCCTGGAGAGATCGGACGATGCTGTCACCGCTCAATGCCCCTTGAGACCCGGTCGACGTGCTGTATGTAAATTGCGAGTTCACCTGTGACAGCGCACTGTTGTAGTCCGATACAAATGCTGAAAGCGTTTGGCTAATTTGATTGCTATCGGCGTTGACCGTAACTGTCGCGGAGCTGGTTCCTGCCGTTGTCCCTGTCAGATTAAGCGTCAATCCTGGGACAACACCCGTTACCGTATTGCTCGCGCTGCTCACGGGAATTCCATCCACAGTCAACGATGCATTCGTAGCCGTACTCGCCCGTGTCAGATTGAACGTCGGATCCGCACTGAGGCTCACTGCGCTGCCATCAGTAGAAGCAATCTGCAGGTGAACACCAGAGGAGTCTGTAACGACCGACGCACTGACTCCCGTCGCTTGCGAATTAATGTCGTCTGCGAGACCTGAAAGTGTTTCGCCTGGGTTCACGGTGATAGCTGTATTCGAGCCGCTATCAACAATTCGAAAACTGCCGGCCTGTAGTTGAGTGGATGCGCTCGCGACGGACGCCGATGACCAGGAGCTTGAGCCTGATGCGCCGTAACTCACGCTGAAATCCGCTGCGGAGCCCGTCGTAGAACTTACTAGCGCCAGCCTCGATCCGGTCGCGTCCGTTACGACGCTAGCGTTGATTCCTAACGATGCTGAATTGATTGCGTTCGCCAGATCAGAGATCGAGTCTATACCGGAACCGGTCGTAAATGTGGTCTGAGCGCCACCATTTGCGGATATCGTCAGCGTAGACGTCCCCAGAGCGGAGCCGGCACTGGGCACAGGGCCGGAGTACCACGATGCACTAGTGGCGAGGTTTGCCACGCTTACGGAATGTGTGCCGATTGTAGCTCCAGCCGTCGCAGATCCGCTGATCTGTGTCGAACTAGATGACACTGTGCGCGACGCAAGCGAACCGTCTATGTCACTGAGATTACTTAGATCCTGCGATACAGCTGAGAGCGCGGCCTGTAGTGTGGTGAGTGCACTCACTTGCGACGAAATCGTCGACTGTTGCGCCTGCCACTCCCGTTCAGGCGCACGATCTGCGGAAAGGGCCGCATCGACCGCGGACGTCACGTCGATGCCTTCGCTGC
This genomic interval from Acidobacteriaceae bacterium contains the following:
- a CDS encoding glycoside hydrolase family 2 TIM barrel-domain containing protein, with translation MNRLTRRRFLQSSIQAGTVLAMHPLLGAAKVPVSGPSHWETSLDNDWTFLGKVSAPSEPVAVTLPHSVAKLSWQDWDPTLWEDVFLYRRTLTRPTGSDGLRTFLMFEGAMVTADVSVNGTALAQHKGGYLPFKYEITSLLQQQNSIEVKLDARFQDVPPEGSPRGRSAVDYYVPGGMIRGAKLYTVPAVYLSDVFAKPLNVLSNSRSVELSCTVDALTRSAGAAVLDAVLLDGHRVIARARKNAGELAAGSTTINFSLSELSDVKLWDNDNPNLYTVVVTMHIGTKPVHEYRRRIGFREAKFTVDGFYLNGKKMQFFGLDRHELYPYTGYAMPARVMRKDAEIIRRDFNCNMVRCSHYPQHEAFLDACDELGLMVWEETPGWQYIGDQTFQDQVVENVRDMIRRDRNRPSIIVWGVRVNESHNDPPLYNRTYAAAKELDDSRPTSGSMTGFGNWKTDWHEDVFAFDDYHQSPDGSVQIHPPLPGIPYMLAETVGQYTYTAPGFNNKYRRAADVTMQYHQAIYHAQAHDRARAYDRMCGVVAWCAFEYGSPNNGYKGVKNPGIADVFRIPKLGASFYQAQVSPTVRPVIAPNFYWDFGTMTPHGPGKNLAIFHNCDYLELFVDGKHHATVRPDSEGYPHLLHPPSWVDLELDGTNHPELRIDGFVNGRKIVTRSFSSDTSQDQLIVKADDASIRGDSIDATRVVFYLADKYGALRLLSAGDVSIDIAGPCVLIGDRTFSLTESGGAGAVWVKSEPNASGEITVKVAHPNVGTHVVSVRIERV
- a CDS encoding flagellar protein FliS, with the translated sequence MKSSLRAYRMSAVEGATHIDVLLACYDALAEDLRLAGGAAGAGDFTARCRYSQHALVVLGHLQSWAPLLENETLEVSLAGFYEYLRKKLLCLQSCVEEDQFLALAMTVCETRAVWQKKKSLLLSSEIPIASEGQPAHSNSVEGPRLHCSA
- the fliD gene encoding flagellar filament capping protein FliD; protein product: MSSVSSINSLLSSALSGSSTSTSSAVDLSSLLQAATGASSEGIDVTSAVDAALSADRAPEREWQAQQSTISSQVSALTTLQAALSAVSQDLSNLSDIDGSLASRTVSSSSTQISGSATAGATIGTHSVSVANLATSASWYSGPVPSAGSALGTSTLTISANGGAQTTFTTGSGIDSISDLANAINSASLGINASVVTDATGSRLALVSSTTGSAADFSVSYGASGSSSWSSASVASASTQLQAGSFRIVDSGSNTAITVNPGETLSGLADDINSQATGVSASVVTDSSGVHLQIASTDGSAVSLSADPTFNLTRASTATNASLTVDGIPVSSASNTVTGVVPGLTLNLTGTTAGTSSATVTVNADSNQISQTLSAFVSDYNSALSQVNSQFTYSTSTGSQGALSGDSIVRSLQGMLEGIVSYTAPAGAASGSTTIQSLSDLGITVNDDGSLALNTATLDSAVANPGAVQSLFQGTALNGFAQQFSTELSEFADPATGAIAQEIGNLNQQYSGLQSQISDYESGYIASQQTVLTAMYSKAEIALQQLPAEMQQIQSQLGNNSSKN